Proteins from a genomic interval of Kaistia defluvii:
- a CDS encoding ABC transporter substrate-binding protein: MINRRSLLQIAAGGAALGAFGLRPAYANMPKLKEKDTYKIGFAQTESNNPWRLQQTKSMQDEAKKRGWQLVYTDAAGSAAKQVADVRSMIAQKVDVILLAPREERPLIPAVMEAKKAGIPLFLIDRGVDPSLAKGGEDYVAFIGSDFVEEGRLAAEALVKAVDGKAKIIELVGTVGSSPANDRAKGFADYIKDHPGMQVIASQSGDFARDKGRQVFETLYQAHPEATALYSHNDEMTMGAIAAMEAAGKVPGKDLIIASIDGTKDAAQALQDGKVVVVVECNPNFGPAAFDAVVKYGKGEAVAPRLVNKDRVFTKENIAAYLPEAY, translated from the coding sequence ATGATCAATCGTCGTTCGTTGCTGCAGATCGCCGCCGGTGGCGCCGCTCTGGGTGCCTTTGGCCTGCGCCCGGCCTATGCCAACATGCCGAAGCTGAAGGAAAAGGACACCTACAAGATCGGCTTCGCCCAGACCGAGAGCAACAATCCCTGGCGCCTGCAGCAGACCAAGAGCATGCAGGACGAAGCCAAGAAGCGCGGCTGGCAGCTGGTCTATACCGACGCCGCCGGCTCGGCCGCCAAGCAGGTTGCTGACGTTCGCTCCATGATCGCCCAGAAGGTCGACGTCATCCTGCTCGCCCCGCGCGAAGAGCGCCCGCTGATCCCCGCTGTCATGGAAGCCAAGAAGGCCGGTATCCCGCTCTTCCTGATCGACCGTGGCGTGGATCCGAGCCTCGCCAAGGGCGGCGAAGACTACGTTGCCTTCATCGGCTCCGACTTCGTCGAGGAGGGCCGTCTGGCCGCCGAGGCGCTGGTCAAGGCCGTGGACGGCAAGGCCAAGATCATCGAGCTGGTCGGCACCGTCGGCTCCTCGCCGGCCAATGACCGCGCCAAGGGCTTCGCCGATTACATCAAGGACCATCCGGGCATGCAGGTCATCGCATCCCAGTCCGGCGATTTCGCCCGCGATAAGGGCCGCCAGGTGTTCGAGACGCTCTATCAGGCGCATCCCGAGGCAACGGCGCTCTATTCGCACAATGACGAGATGACGATGGGCGCCATCGCTGCGATGGAAGCTGCCGGCAAGGTTCCGGGCAAGGACCTGATCATCGCTTCGATCGACGGCACCAAGGATGCCGCCCAGGCGCTTCAGGACGGCAAGGTGGTCGTGGTGGTTGAGTGCAACCCGAACTTCGGTCCGGCTGCCTTCGACGCCGTGGTCAAGTATGGCAAGGGCGAGGCCGTCGCGCCGCGCCTGGTCAACAAGGACCGCGTTTTCACCAAGGAAAACATCGCGGCCTACCTGCCCGAGGCTTACTAA